In Parasegetibacter sp. NRK P23, the genomic stretch GAAAGCCATGCACGATGTTACCGAAGGAGGGGTGTACGGCGCCATTTTTGAAATGGCCGTCGCTTCCGGAACAGGCGTTGAGGTTTACGCGGAGAAAATGCCCGAAGCGCCCGTGCAGCGGGAGATATGTGCGTTGTTCAATATAGATCCGTGCATCAGTGTTGGCGCGGGCGCCATGATTCTTGCCGCCAATCACCGGTACGCCGGAATGTTGGTGAAATCGTTGGAAGAGGAAGGTTTTCATGCCGCCATTATTGGAAGCTTCCTCAACGACCCCGAAGGAAAATGGCTGGAAACAACTGAGGGAAGAACACCGTTACCCTACCCGGAAAAGGACCCGTACTGGAATGCTTTTTTCACCGCTTTAAAAAATGGATGGAAATAAACCATACAAATGAAACGAATGATTAAGAACGGAATTTACCTCGTGGTGGACCCGGCCATGCCGCTGATGAAATTATTGCCATTGCTGGAACAGGTATTGGAAGCGGGCGTGTCCACCGTACAGGTTTGGGATCATTTCCCGGCAGGATGCGATCCAGTTGCGTATACAAGGGCTATCATGGATATTGGGAAAAAGTTCAATGTGCCCGTGCTCATCAATCAAAACATTGCTCTTTTCTTTGAAACAGGTGCGGATGGTATTCATTTCGACCAGGTTCCAAACCAGTATGATAAACTGAGAGAGCAAGCCGGGCCGGACTCCATCATTGGCATCACTTGCGGAAACGATATGGAACGCGTACAATGGGCCGCCGAGAATAACATAGATTACATTTCCTTTTGTTCCATGTTCCCCTCCGCCTCTGCGGGGGTATGTGAAATCGTCAATCCGGCAAACATTTTAAAAGCCAGGGAAATATTCAGCGGCAAGATCTTTCTTTCAGGCGGCATCACGCCGGCAAACATGGCCAATCTCGCACCGCTGAAAACGGATGGTATTGCCGTGATATCCGGTATTCTCAGCGCCGCCGATCCCGCAGGAGCCGCACGTAATTACCTGAACACGTTTGAGCAACAGGCCACCGTACTATAATAACAATTAACACCAGTTTTTTTATGAGCCCATCAACCATAGCAAAGCTTTGCTGCCCAATGGACAAAAGTGATCTTGAACTGAAAATAATGTCGCGCGATACCAATGGCGATATCGTAGAAGGCTTGCTTACCTGCCCTTCCTGCCAACGTTATTACCCTATTGTATATGGTGTGCCCATTATGCAGCCTGATGAGTACCGGGAGCAGCAGCTGGAAAAACCAATATTGGACCGTTGGGGTGTACAAGCTGCGCTGCCCGCAACTACCAACCAATAGATAGTACCCATGAAGTACGTGCGGCCAACTGGTAATCAGTATTGATCCGGGCATAAATTGAATACGGCCAACAGGATTACAAACCGTAAAAACGGATAACTACAGGTGTACCCTAACCCCGCAGCGCCTGAAGAAGTAATGGTTTCTGCTGAAATGGCCGCCGCGTTCAATGGCTGGATGGATCAATAAAATGAACCTGAACCAAAATCGTATCTTTAAGGCATGAAAAAGGCGCCGGATCTGCACTCCCACATAAATATACCAAAGGCCATATTCCTGTTTTTGTTTGTAACAGGTTCATGGATAACATGTTTGGCACAACAACCCTCCGTTTCCGTTAAGCAATTTTCCTGGCTCGCGGGCAAATGGAAAAATACGGAACGGAACAGCTTTGAATACTGGAAGTTTAATGAAGACAGTAGCCTGCTGACCGGTTATTCATTCAGCATAAAAGAGGGCGATACCACCATTACCGAAAAACTCCAGTTTGTATGCGAAGGACCCACCTGTTATTACGTGGCCGATGTTCCCGACAATGGCAAGCCCATACGTTTCGCGATGATGCAGCATACACCGAACGGTTTTCGTTCCGAGAACCAGCAGCACGATTACCCGAAATACATTGAATACAAACTGGAAGGGCCGGGAAAATTAAGGGCGGAAGTGGGCGACGCCACCCGAAAACAGGTCTTTAACTTTGAACGGCAGGATAAGCTATAACGTATAAGAATACACGTTTTTTTGAAGAGGCCACCATCTTTATTTTGTTTTCTTCGATCAGTTTTTTCAATGCATTGCTGATAGTGGAACTCGAAGGCTGAATGGCATAATCCTCTTTTAAAAGCATCCTGATCGTTTTTACTTCCCGGGGTTCATTCAAAAAGCCGGAAGGCAGTACCCGCTCCCGTAAAATCGACAATACTTTATTGGCGGCGAGTTTTTCCCGGTAATCTTTTAGCTCGTCCGGATTTTTCGCTTTGATATACGCTTCGGAACTTTCTTTCAGCAAAGAAAAATCGGGCACTGAAAAAGTTTTGGAAGGATCGAACAGGTCATAATTCACGCCGAAAAAACTACAGATATGATAACGATGGTGTTGGTTGAAACGAATGCTGCCTTTCTCGATACCTGCAATCGTATTCAGCGAGAACCTGCAACCCCTCGCAAGGTCGTTTTGTGCAATGCCAAGCCGCAGTCGTAACTGAATGATACGCTTCCCGATCAGCTGTGATTCTTCCGCTAAAATTTGCTCAACATTCACCGGGCAAAGAGAGATATCCGTTTAATTTTATTTTGCTCAATATTTTGATGAATAATAAATTGACCTATATTTGTTGCACCACACACCGTTTTTTCACCACCACATTTATGGGTTTATTTCTCACCGGCTTACGGTGAAAGCACGATTGCTGTTCCTTTCAGGATGAACTAGCTTTCAGTTTTTATTTCACGCCACCCACCACAAGGCATTCCTGGTTGATGTACACGATGCGGAGATACTTACGCGGAAGAGTCGCAACGATTACCATAAAGACTACGCATCGGCCACGATATCAATTATTAACCAAAACCAACTGTAAATGAAAAAACTACTCTTTTTCATGCTGGGTACCTGTGTGCTGTTACTGAACGGAATGGCGCAAAAAACTTCTGTACCAGACCTTTCCATGGCGTTGAAACCCGGGGAAAAAGTTCCGGATATTACGCTGAATAACCTGCTTAATTATAAAGAGAACACCGCGAAACTTTCAGATTTTGAAGGGAAGCTGGTAATACTCGACTTTTTCGCCACCTGGTGCACATCCTGTGTGGGAGCCCTGCCGCATCTTGACGCTTTGCAAAAGCAAAGAAAC encodes the following:
- a CDS encoding thiamine phosphate synthase — its product is MKRMIKNGIYLVVDPAMPLMKLLPLLEQVLEAGVSTVQVWDHFPAGCDPVAYTRAIMDIGKKFNVPVLINQNIALFFETGADGIHFDQVPNQYDKLREQAGPDSIIGITCGNDMERVQWAAENNIDYISFCSMFPSASAGVCEIVNPANILKAREIFSGKIFLSGGITPANMANLAPLKTDGIAVISGILSAADPAGAARNYLNTFEQQATVL
- a CDS encoding Trm112 family protein: MDKSDLELKIMSRDTNGDIVEGLLTCPSCQRYYPIVYGVPIMQPDEYREQQLEKPILDRWGVQAALPATTNQ
- a CDS encoding DUF6265 family protein, encoding MAQQPSVSVKQFSWLAGKWKNTERNSFEYWKFNEDSSLLTGYSFSIKEGDTTITEKLQFVCEGPTCYYVADVPDNGKPIRFAMMQHTPNGFRSENQQHDYPKYIEYKLEGPGKLRAEVGDATRKQVFNFERQDKL
- a CDS encoding helix-turn-helix transcriptional regulator, producing MNVEQILAEESQLIGKRIIQLRLRLGIAQNDLARGCRFSLNTIAGIEKGSIRFNQHHRYHICSFFGVNYDLFDPSKTFSVPDFSLLKESSEAYIKAKNPDELKDYREKLAANKVLSILRERVLPSGFLNEPREVKTIRMLLKEDYAIQPSSSTISNALKKLIEENKIKMVASSKKRVFLYVIAYPAVQS